In a single window of the Metopolophium dirhodum isolate CAU chromosome 2, ASM1992520v1, whole genome shotgun sequence genome:
- the LOC132939059 gene encoding SPRY domain-containing protein 7, translating to MAIVLSCFKRCFDGIKYTEHTSFPLINPICLDTSRMGNEVVIVKNGTRICGSGGVLCTAPIVQNKCYFEVKVQQSGIWGVGVALNDVDLCKAPGGHDQYSWVLCNDGAQRHNQQVLKAIDNTIEEGDIIGIYYDHVELNYSINGQPVNEPITGIRGTVFPALFVDDGAILDIVLERFSYPPSNGYDKIMLEQSIL from the exons ATGGCAATAGTGCTGTCATGTTTCAAAAGATGCTTCGATGGCATCAAGTACACAGAACATACGTCATTTCCATTAATCAACCCTATATGTTTGGATACCAGCCGAATGG GTAATGAAGTAGTGATTGTGAAAAATGGCACCAGGATATGCGGTAGTGGTGGTGTCTTGTGTACTGCGCCAATAGTGCAAAATAAATGTTACTTTGAAGTAAAAGTACAACAATCTG GAATCTGGGGAGTAGGTGTAGCTCTGAATGATGTAGATCTGTGTAAAGCACCTGGTGGTCACGATCAATATTCATGGGTGTTGTGCAATGATGGGGCACAAAGACATAACCAGCAAGTATTAAAAGCTATAGATAATACCATTGAAGAAGgtgatattatt GGTATTTACTATGACCATGTTGAATTAAACTATTCGATTAATGGCCAACCAGTGAATGAACCAATTACAGGAATAAGAGGAACTGTATTCCCAGCTCTATTTG tGGACGATGGTGCAATATTAGACATTGTGTTGGAAAGATTTTCATATCCACCTTCTAATGGTTATGATAAAATCATGTTAGAGCAATCTATACTTTAA
- the LOC132939057 gene encoding heparan-sulfate 6-O-sulfotransferase 2 → MVFTHVVEQSDCEGLLKNIQMRRKIEHRITLRKLVMFFALLTLFGIIYFGYFCSDNRCSLSYNPKPAIYSEWTLMNLLSTNITDFKSAKDTGTGVSYNDMQSENQLRFDMNAHDVMVFLHIQKTGGTSFGRHLVQDLDLQRPCTCQRKRKLCYCFRPSRNENWLFSRYSTGWKCGLHADFTELTGCVDSELDKNEGKSIKRRYFYLTLLRDPVSRYLSEYKHVQRGATWRMSRHWCGGHPASLEELPKCYNGTFWTDVTLNSFADCPHNLAANRQTRMLADLSLIGCYNSSYMKQEERNRVMLASAKRNLLSIAFFGLTEFQKLNQYIFEETFNLRFAVTFTQHNTTLSAVYKSLLNDEELEKVKRINALDIELYNFAKHYLFRRFEKLRAKNPNFKERWAHLGQLPSQTAFDWEKEVETEAADNEVNYT, encoded by the exons ATGGTCTTTACCCATGTAGTTGAGCAATCGGACTGCGAAGGGTTGCTGAAAAACATTCAAATGAGAAGAAAAATAGAACATCGTATTACTCTAAGGAAACTGGTCATGTTTTTTGCATTGTTGACTTTATTTGGTATCatatattttggttatttttgttCAGACAATCGTTGTTCATTATCCTACAACCCTAAACCTGCAATTTATTCAGAATGGACATTAATGAATCTTCTATCAACCAATATAACTG actttAAAAGTGCCAAAGACACAGGTACAGGAGTGAGTTACAATGATATGCAGAGTGAAAACCAATTACGTTTTGATATGAATGCGCATGATGTCATGGTGTTTTTGCATATACAGAAAACCGGCGGTACATCATTTGGACGTCATCTTGTTCAAGATTTAGACTTACAGCGTCCTTGTACATGTCAAAGAAAAAGAAAGTTATGCTATTGTTTCAGACCTAGTCGAAATGAAAATTGGCTCTTTAGTCGATATTCTACTGGATGGAAATGTGGACTCCATGCAGATTTTACTGAATTAACTGGATGTGTTGATTCCGAACTTGACAAAAATGAAGGGAAATCCATTAAACGAAG ATACTTCTATCTTACTTTATTGAGAGATCCAGTTAGCCGTTACCTTTCTGAATACAAACATGTGCAAAGAGGAGCAACTTGGAGAATGTCTAGACATTGGTGTGGGGGTCATCCAGCATCACTTGAAGAATTGCCTAAATGTTATAATGGTACATTTTGGACAGATGTTACATTGAATTCGTTTGCAGATTGTCCACATAATTTAGCGGCCAATcg ACAAACAAGAATGTTAGCAGATCTATCTCTGATTGGTTGTTATAATTCTTCATATATGAAGCAAGAAGAACGGAACAGGGTCATGCTAGCAAGTGCTAAAAGAAATTTATTATCAATTGCATTTTTTGGACTCACTGaatttcaaaaa ttaaatCAGTACATATTTGaagaaacatttaatttaagattTGCAGTAACATTTACACAACACAATACAACTCTATCTGCTgtttataaatctttattaaatgatgAAGAGTTGGAAAAAGTGAAAAGAATAAATGCGTTAGACATAGAACTGTACAATTTTGCAAAACATTACTTGTTTCG ACGATTTGAAAAATTACGAGCTAAAAACCCAAATTTTAAAGAACGGTGGGCACATTTAGGCCAACTGCCAAGTCAAACTGCATTTGACTGGGAAAAAGAAGTAGAGACTGAAGCTGCTGACAACGAGGTAAATTATACGTAG
- the LOC132938833 gene encoding uncharacterized protein LOC132938833 gives MASLQHHGTHRLLDGVFLKNIAINGLLKSGQKPGGKVATQVLKRLGFSVLNEVNIVSKSLQNPQTNLNTSTKLLKALQIFLTEYRNNAAKREACDLANNYSGWCNKCNNKAIRSNTFNDVFGFLYDVEKLCYVPDLEILNCCKDLEIRLSDNDKKDLNGYDLYEEILIFRHLIDKNTTPLQVLSEIKKTNAFPNLNIALRIMLTIPLTSAGAERTFSKLKLIKTYLRSTMSQQRLTGLATISIEKELSEQLNYEDIINDFASKKARKIKEL, from the exons ATGGCATCCTTACAACATCATGGAACA CATCGACTGCTTGATggggtatttttaaaaaacattgccATCAATGGACTGTTAAAAAGTGGTCAGAAACCAGGTGGGAAAGTCGCCACTCAAGTGTTAAAGCGATTAGGTTTCAG CGTTTTGAATGAAGTAAATATTGTTAGCAAATCACTTCAAAATCcacaaactaatttaaatacatctacAAAGTTACTTAAAGCTCTCCAAATATTCTTAACCGAGTACAGAAATAATGCGGCCAAAAGAGAAGCATGTGATTTAGCAAACAA TTATAGTGGATGGTGCAATAAGTGCAATAACAAAGCGATTCgatcaaatacatttaatgacgtttttggatttttgtatGATGTTGAAAAACTTTGTTATGTCCCTgatttagaaattttaaattgctgCAAAGATTTGGAAATACGTTTGTCAGATAATGACAAAAAAGATTTAAATGGTTATGATTTATAcgaagaaatattaattttccgccatttaattgataaaaatactacACCACTTCAAGTActttctgaaataaaaaaaacgaacgCATTTCCCAACTTAAATATTGCCTTACGAATTATGTTGACAATTCCGCTTACATCAGCTGGAGCAGAAAGAACAttctcaaaattaaaacttataaaaacttatttacgaAGTACCATGTCACAACAAAGACTTACTGGACTTGCTACAATTTCTATAGAAAAAGAACTTTCAGAACAACTAAATTATGaagatataataaatgattttgcaTCTAAAAAAgctagaaaaattaaagaattataa
- the LOC132938578 gene encoding rRNA methyltransferase 2, mitochondrial has translation MLFYVSTLLIIEFLCFIMVKIKFCKSWSFLKTFTRNHSSKEWLLRQKTDPYVEKAKIKSYRCRSAFKLLQMDDRFSILKPGQCVIDIGAAPGSWSQVAASRINSNATNSEIPTGLLIGIDLQQMYPIKGVTLLGNSDFTSPKTWQKIKELLNSRPIDVVLSDMAPNASGVKHLDHDLIIKLAYSVVKFAVLNSNVGATCLIKILDGNQNAEIENTLIKFYSNVKFVKPEASRSDSAEKYLLARGFKGLKQS, from the exons atgttattttatgtatcaaccttattaattattgagtttcTGTGTTttataatggtaaaaataaaattttgtaaaagctGGTCATTCCTGAAAACATTTACAAGAAACCACAGTTCTAAAGAATGGCTATTACGACAAAAAACTGATCCTTATGTAGAAAAAGCCAAAATAAAAAGCTATAG GTGTCGTAGTGCATTCAAACTATTGCAAATGGATGATAGATTTTCTATATTGAAACCAGGCCAATGTGTAATAGATATTGGTGCAGCTCCGGGTAGCTGGTCACAAGTAGCTGCATCTAGAATTAATTCAAATGCTACTA ATAGTGAAATTCCAACTGGCTTACTGATTGGTATTGATCTTCAACAAATGTATCCGATAAAAGGAGTAACATTATTAGGAAATTCTGATTTCACATCTCCAAAAACTTGGCAAAAGAtaaaagaattattaaataGCCGTCCTATAGATGTTGTTTTAAGTGATATGGCACCTAACGCTTCAGGAGTGAAACATTTAGACCATgatttaatcataaaattagCGTATTCAGTAGTTAA atttGCTGTTTTAAACTCAAATGTTGGTGCaacatgtttaattaaaatactggATGGTAATCAAAATGCAGAGATTGaaaatactttgataaaattttattcaaatgtaaaatttgtaaaacCTGAAGCTAGTCGATCAGATTCAGCTGAAAAATATCTACTTGCTCGTGGATTTAAAGGGCTTAAACAAAGTTAA
- the LOC132939056 gene encoding ankyrin repeat domain-containing protein 27-like, which yields MDHCYDEDVLFNQFLISLCKSSAEIFNKAVENGWPICVPREGSFSKNKYSEKDFNDHILTPSKCSDLKFISISGHNVSVDNHAVTCQYENKTYTVDILFIETCYTEDNHSYKVICIDGPLNCVTMLEDIIVITSVQDCLNFLYSKSNKLLLKDLRSLMDDFLSSNDYINMSVDVKKKSIENLYIKCLKKASYHTKKSNNFFQNNIKLAVEYYIQSKLYTVLMNNINVLMATEDAKLNKLIRNYSSAIIDIEVDQEVQIAIPNARCELSKLYMHKTIIGKFKCLKDTFLKLSNGNNNFTVDNLLSALVHLVIHCKIPNWNAQIYFMKHFVISNIKDFDDNFYLTSLEAAIEHINVHKFDLKLSTNFHDLNYGTFYSYICNGEYYKVKETLEYVKIQQSCSKCHPLCECDSCMKEVLKESAVCAKYKDEQGLTPLHLAAFYGYPLIIELLLEYGSDINALDNFSLTPAHYAALRGQQNALLFLLHNKALMIGDNEGNTPLHLCCSNGHDLCVKALLYFMEFSDSKLNINVQNNQGDTPLHLSFKWGYTNVVQILIEQDADPLVCNRRGQTCFDCAHNSKMVETFKINKTNNTQRVRRSSVEITLQQKMIGKIITAISDGDIRLVQHYLGIDDENQNINTFVDINCSNFKGYTPLHVAAANGQTNILKMLIGYGADINSLTTSEQYTALHLAVKNRMTGVIDVLLESGKCNINNQDNSGNSVLHYACTIGDANIITRLLEHGADFGIINKKFISALDILNKNTELRHLISTKKVH from the exons ATGGATCATTGCTACGACGAGGATGTATTATtcaatcaatttttgatatCCCTCTGCAAATCATCTGCAGAGATATTTAATAAAGCTGTTGAAAATGGATGGCCTATATGTGTTCCCAGAGAAGGTTCCTTCTCTAAAAATAAGTATTCTGAAAAAGATTTCAACGATCACATTTTGACTCCCAGTAAGTGttcagatttaaaatttatttcaataagtgGCCACAATGTTTCTGTAGACAACCATGCAGTTACATGTCAATATGAAAACAAGACTTACACTgtagacatattatttattgaaacatGCTATACAGAAGATAATCACAGTTATAAAGTAATATGCATAGACGGCCCATTAAATTGTGTTACTATGTTAgaagatattattgtaataacatcTGTTCAagattgtttgaattttttgtattccaAAAGCAACAAATTGTTATTGAAAGATCTGAGATCTTTAATGGATGATTTTTTATCATCCAatgactatattaatatgtctGTCGATGTCAAGAAAAAATCCAttgaaaatttgtatattaaatgtttaaagaaAGCAAGCTATCATACTAAAAAgtccaataatttttttcaaaacaatattaaacttGCAGTAGAGTATTATATACAGAGTAAACTGTATACTGTcttgatgaataatataaatgtctTAATGGCAACAGAAGATGccaaattaaataaacttattcGAAATTACTCTAGTGCTATAATTGATATAGAAGTGGACCAAGAAGTACAAATTGCAATACCAAATGCCAGATGTGAATTGTCCAAGTTGTATATGCACAAAACTATTATTggaaagtttaaatgtttaaaagatacatttttgaaattgtctaatggaaacaataattttacagtGGATAACCTACTAAGTGCTTTAGTTCATTTAGTCATACATTGTAAAATACCCAATTGGAAtgctcaaatatattttatgaaacattttgTTATCAGCAATATAAAAGACTTTGATGATAATTTCTATTTAACTTCATTAGAAGCAGCTATTGAACatataaatgttcataaatttgatcttaaattatcaacaaatttccatgatttaaattatggtactttttatagttatatttgcaATGGAGAGTACTATAAAGTTAAAGAAACCTTAgaatatgtaaaaatacaacaatCTTGCTCAAAATGTCATCCTTTATGTGAATGTGATTCTTGTATGAAGGAGGTATTAAAAGAATCGGCAGTTTGTGCGAAGTATAAAGATGAACAGGGTCTCACACCTCTTCATCTAGCAGCTTTTTATGGCTACCCACTCATTATTGAATTACTCTTGGAATATGGATCAGACATAAATGCTTTGGATAATTTTTCACTTACACCTGCCCATTATGCTGCACTTAGAGGACAACAGAAtgcattattgtttttgttacataataaagcATTGATGATTGGAGATAATGAGGGTAACACTCCATTGCATTTGTGTTGTTCAAATGGTCATGATCTTTGTGTCAAagcattgttatattttatggaattttcggactcaaaattaaatataaatgtacaaaacAATCAGGGAGACACACCTCttcatttaagttttaaatgggGTTACACTAATGTAGTCCAAATATTGATTGAACAAGACGCAGATCCATTAGTGTGTAATCGTAGAGGTCAAACATGTTTTGATTGTGCCCACAATTCCAAAATGGTagagacatttaaaattaataagacaAATAATACGCAAAGAGTGAGAAGAAGTAGTGTTGAAATAACATTGCAGCAAAAAAtgattggaaaaataataactgcGATATCTGATGGTGATATACGTTTAGTACAACACTATTTAGGCATTGATGATGAAAATCAAAACATAAATACGTTTGTCGATATAAATTGTTCTAATTTTAAAGGCTATACTCCTCTTCATGTAGCAGCAGCTAATGGccaaacaaacattttaaaaatgttgattggaTATGGGGCGGACATTAATTCATTGACAACTTCTGAACAGTATACTGCATTACATTTAGCTGTAAAGAATAGAATGACAGGAGTTATTGATGTTCTCCTAGAATCCGGAAAATGCAATATTAACAATCAAGATAATAGTGGCAATAGTGTATTGCACTATGCATGTACTATTGGTGatgctaatataataactaGACTACTCGAACATGGTGCTGACTTTGGAATAATTAACAAGAAATTTATAAGTgctttagatattttaaacaagAATACAGAATTAag GCACTTGATTTCAACTAAAAAAGTACACTGA